The Pseudophryne corroboree isolate aPseCor3 chromosome 2, aPseCor3.hap2, whole genome shotgun sequence genome has a segment encoding these proteins:
- the LOC134988999 gene encoding olfactory receptor 52K1-like — protein sequence MLLPNATNDFPVQFILLGIPGLEHTYLYMAFTFTLVYMTSLIGNVTLLFIIKVDRSLHEPMYMFLGMLSSIDLVLSSSTTPKMLEILWFNSKEIYSEACLTQMFFLHSFCIMESAILLSMAFDRYVAICNPLRYSSVLTKWLITKIGLLAVSRAVLLMSPLPFLIKRLPFCSANVIHHSYCEHMAVVKLACADTTFNNIYGIVVALFIVGLDLIFIMWSYVLILRAVFRLASREARFKALGTCASHICAFLIFYIPVVLSSIIHRFGNSIPVHIHILLANVYLMLPPFINPIVYGAKTQQIRNRIRSIFKMDFMCSTSICFDTVGNPSTQHSHWNRRTKK from the coding sequence ATGTTGCTGCCAAATGCTACCAATGACTTTCCTGTCCAGTTCATCCTTCTGGGGATTCCTGGCCTGGAGCACACCTACCTCTATATGGCATTTACCTTTACTCTGGTATATATGACATCGCTCATAGGAAATGTCACACTGCTATTTATCATAAAGGTAGACCGGAGCCTCCATGAGCCTATGTACATGTTTCTCGGCATGTTGTCATCCATCGACCTGGTTTTATCCAGTTCTACAACACCCAAGATGTTGGAAATCCTTTGGTTCAACTCCAAAGAGATTTACTCTGAGGCCTGTCTCACGCAGATGTTCTTTCTCCATTCCTTCTGTATCATGGAGTCTGCAATTCTACTGTCCATGGCATTTGACCGATATGTAGCCATTTGCAACCCTTTAAGATACTCCTCAGTATTAACAAAATGGCTAATCACAAAAATAGGTTTGTTGGCTGTCAGTAGAGCGGTGCTACTAATGAGCCCATTACCGTTCCTTATAAAACGACTTCCGTTCTGCTCTGCCAATGTCATCCACCACTCCTACTGTGAGCACATGGCCGTGGTGAAGTTGGCCTGTGCCGATACCACATTTAACAACATTTACGGCATTGTGGTGGCCCTTTTCATCGTGGGGTTGGATTTGATCTTCATCATGTGGTCCTATGTCCTTATTCTCCGTGCTGTGTTTCGCCTGGCCTCCAGGGAAGCCAGGTTCAAAGCCCTTGGGACGTGTGCCTCCCATATTTGTGCCTTTCTCATATTCTACATTCCAGTTGTTCTCTCATCCATCATCCACAGGTTTGGGAATAGCATCCCAGTTCACATTCACATCTTACTGGCCAACGTTTACCTGATGCTGCCACCATTCATCAACCCTATCGTCTACGGTGCAAAGACGCAACAGATCAGAAACAGAATAAGATCCATCTTCAAAATGGACTTCATGTGTTCTACCAGTATCTGCTTTGACACTGTAGGTAATCCGAGTACCCAACACTCTCACTGGAATCGGagaaccaaaaaataa